Part of the Juglans regia cultivar Chandler chromosome 14, Walnut 2.0, whole genome shotgun sequence genome, taaaaaatgataagagGAATGTTTATGAAttcaattaaaatttcaaattaatagctttaaaatttaagaaaataaattcctaaatataTTGAGGGTTGTGAGCATCCGTCACTGGTATGTTTGGAATCTAAAtataattcaactcattttaacttatcattataatttttttaaattttaatacaaaatataataaataatttaatttttttaaatcttaaaataataataatatttaaaaataatattctaataatattttatcatctcatagAATCTTAAAGTGGTTCAACCATCCTGATAGCCGCTATCGACAGTGGCTACGATGACTCTCAAGGTGTTCGGCAGCCACCTCCAAAGTATTTTTGGGGTTGGCTTGAACcatccattttttaaaaaaaaaatattttgtatttgagtaataattaaatgagaagtttaaaatttaaaataatttttttttgtatttaaataatttttaaaaatagaattatgaaaaattttatgattatgcAAACAGAATCCTGTGTGGACGGCTAGttgactttttaatttaaaaaaaaaaaaattgaaaaaatgatatCTTTCTACTGAATTTTTGTGTGTGGAAGTTTACAAATAGCTAGTATTTTTATGTCCAATTCTCTGTCTTATTACTCAAACAGCACGTGATGCGGAAACATTTAGAtctaatcaatttttttgtttggttgatgaactcctctcaactcatctcaactcattattacaatttttttaaattttaacacaaaatataataaacaatttaactttttcaaatcttaaaataataataatattaaaaaataatattctaacaatattttattatcttaatttaactcaactcaactcatttcaacatccaaacacaacctaatgTTTATTTCATGGGTAAGATGATTGATACAAGTAGCAGTAGCATGAAAGCATCTGAGCAGAAGCCATGTGAACGCTTTTGTTTGGAGCTGTCCGTTTGGATTCGCTGATCTCAGGGGCAGTTTCGAAGAAATTTAAGTAAgtaattcgaaattataatataataaaatataaattattatataaaatatttttaaaatttttaataaaataagattttttttaaaatttttaaatataattcttgtgaatttatatttataataacaaCTTAAATAAAGTCTCAATGTAGATTTTGTGCCTCAATTTAAtgatatcttaaaaaaattatttaaaatataaataattcattgtatcacttagaaaaaaaattttattatattaaatattaaatttagtattatgagACCTTGCGcacattgaaaactataaaaaaattttaaaattttatttttttaaaaacaaaaaattagatctcaattattttcattttattttatataattattataaattttttaaattttatataaaatataataaataatttaatttttttaaattttaaaataaaaataatattttaaaaatattttatttaacttttaatttttatttcttctcaattcattatttaaatctcatttcaatttatcttattttatctttttatcttatGTGTCgatcaagaagatgatgatctGATCAACTCAGTGGTTGAGGTGCAGTGCACTCTCCCCCGCGTTAGATAGCAAACGACGTGCGgataattcattcattttttttttttatttcataccACTTGCTTCTGTTCTttctattaattaaagaaataaataaaagaaatcccAAAGGAAGGGCCCAGATTCCCTTACTGACAGTCTGTCTCTTCTCGTGGGTTGCCCCTGCCACCCTTCCTCATATCCTTCCACCGGGGAGCACTCTTGCTctcgctcgctcgctcgctcgctctctctctctcttgttgttGTTTCGCATTGCTCTGTGCAAAAGATTAGTCTTTAGTCCCCAAGTCTGCAATGGCTTCGATCATCGAATCTGGGTGGCTGGTACTGCCTTTTCTACCCTTTCTGATAGTTCTGTGGCAATTTTGGGGTTGACTTTTTCTATTCATCTTAGTGGTTTTTTGCAATAGTTCTCTCCTTAGATTTAGTTTCTTGATGGGTATTGTCTAGTTTTCGAACTGTACGAGTGTTTGgtgtataataattttaatgcaGTTCAAATAATGAATTTGTcttgatttcttgttttgtgAATGTCTTGGAAATTTTAGTTACAGCCTCGCAAGATTTAGGTTCCAGGTTTTTTTTGGTTACcttgtcatttttttcttgcTATCCTGGTTAAGGATAGAGACATTTGGAGCACAGTTTATTTGACAGTGATAATACCTATGACTCTATGAGGACAACCGCTGTTAATAATAGAATGCCTAGATGTTCTTTGAAGTTACGTTTTCTTAGATTTTTGTCTGTTCTGATAGGAACCGTACATGAAAGTATTGGGCAGAGAAATGGAGAATCTAGAACCCTGTATATCGTGGCCTCACGGTTGAGATGCTCTGATTGAGTTGTGAAATTTGTTTGAAGATCTCTACGAACctattatttgaaattgaaattgaaattgtcTGTTTCTTTTTGTTACTTGGATTGAGTTTTTTGGAGGTTGGACTCTGATGATGGACCTTATGCAGTTTTGAATATGCCAAATTTCCTCATTTCAGTCCTCTGGCCTTTGATCTGAAGCTTAGACGCACAAGCCTGTTAGTTGTGTCGGTGCTGTTTTACTCTCTCTAGGCTTTTTAAGGAGGAGGAATTACTATTTGTGCTTCCctctttctttaaaaatgagctcttattttttttaaaaaaatggtaagtAGTTTCAGTTGAACCCAATTTTCATCAATATGAATGGTCAGAATTTTTCTGCAAGTTCAATGGATAAAGGAATTCGAGTCTGATTTCACCAATTTGATTTGTGGAGTACTGATTTTTCTAGCTATGGACATAGTTATCTATGCACTAGTAGTCTTTAGTTGTTTTTGAACTATTGCTTTAACTTTGTAGAATTTCCTTTTGGTGATGCAGTATCTGACCACACATTTCAATGACTTTCAACTGGCATGTCTGGGAAGTTTCTTCCTCCATGAAAGTGTTTTTTTCTTATCGGGACTTCCTTTTATATTTCTTGAGAGGGCAGGTTGGCTGAACAGATACAAAATTCAGGTTCAGCTCTCTCTTTGCCATTACTTTGAAGTAGAGTTTAgcagtttcttatttttttcaagctCTTTCTGTTTGCCATTACTAATCTTCACTCTTTCCAgagattttgagatgaaaaattctacttatcatcccccacaccacacaccagcatgtgatttgtcattttttccattctatttaaacacacatattgatgtgtaaatatgtatgtttaagtagaaggataaaaatgacaaatcacatgttgatgtgtggtgtggggatgataagtagcatttctTTTTTGAGATATATGGCAGCAAAATGTTGTAAAACATTCTAGCGCAAAATTAATGCATTTATAAGATAGGTTGCTGCCATGTCGTGCAATGTTTATTTTCTACAATAGAATGGTGTCGGCATTTCTGTGGAGATACTACCAAAGTTCGATGtttgtttctttccttttaataaCACTTTTCTCTGAGAGCTGACCAGGCAAAATTGTTTTGAAGTTCCAATTGAAAGTTGTTCTTTGTCTTAGAAACAGTTCAACTGCATCTTCAAGATGCCTCACTATCAAAGGGAATAACCCCCCCTATTGAAAATCTTGTGTCAATTTCTTGTTACTTGCATATGGTGCATATTGATGTATATCAATGGTATGGGAACCTATATAGATATATTCATAGTTTGAGTATATAATTCTAATTTGGTTCGCAGTAATACTTGTTAGTGATAGCATTACGGGCATGATTAATGTATAAAGAGCAGCTTTAAGgaagaaatatttcatgttGTCCCCTGCTATTGCATACCCAAACTTTTTCCATTTGCAATTTTTATAGCTGCCACTAATTGGTAAATAGTACAGCTATGCTGATCCTTCTCGGTGcaatcaactttaatttctctctctgtctccttgttgaatttatatcatttagaatcattgtttatttttgtaaacagACAAAAAATAATAGTCCAGCAGCTCAGGAGAAATGTGTTACTCGCCTAGTACTCTATCATTTTGGTGTCAATCTTCCGGTTATGCTTGTCTCATATCCCATCTTCAAATACATGGGCATGCAAAGTAGTCTACCATTGCCGTCCTGGTATTTTCAGGTTCTTTATATGCTATAGCTTTGTTTCAGATATATATTGCTATTGCTATTGCTATTATTGTATGTAGCCCCATGAATTTTTCCTTGGACATGTAAAAATTTCCATCTTTCTTAAAAAGCGTTGTCAGCAAGATATCTGCTTTTGGTTCTGCAGGAAGGTAGTTTTAACACAGATATTATTCTACTTCATCCTTGAGGATTTTGTATTCTATTGGGGACACCGGGTTCTGCATACAAAATGGTTGTACAAGCATGTCCACAGTGTCCACCACGAGTACGTGCAAGTTGCTTTATCAATTGTTTAgttttttaacttatcaaaaacaagTGTTTAGTTTTATGATAATCTTTTTTGTTAGGTGCTTATTTTGTTGATCTTATGGTATTATTAACACGTACAGATATGCCACACCTTTTGGACTGACTTCAGAATATGCTCACCCTGCTGAGATACTCTTTCTTGGTTTTGCTACCATTGTTGGTCCTGCTATCACTGGACCCCATTTGATAACTCTGTGGCTATGGATGGTACTGAGAGTCTTGGAGACTGTTGAGGCACATTGTGGTTACCATTTTCCATGGAGCCTTTCAAACTTCTTGCCTTTGTACGGGGGGTGAGTGTAGGTTTTCCACTTTTTGGTTCACTTGGCATCGTGAATGTGGTCAAATGCCCATAATTGACCTTTCTTTTCGTCTGAAGTGCTTGttccattatttttcagatCTGATTTTCATGACTATCACCACCGTTTGCTTTATACTAAGTCTGGAAACTACTCGTCAACTTTTACTTACATGGACCGGTAAGATCTGTTTTAGTGTCTCTGAGTTTTTTCTTTGCCGATTTGAAATCAATCTTCTACTACTGTAGTTGATTCTCTTAAATGCAATTGGTAGGAAAGAAAAGAAGTGAGGAAAAGGGAggggaaaaggaaaacaatgtTACATGGAGGatgtaataataatttagatGAGTACCAATGCTTGACCATTTTGCTTGCTAAACCGTGATCTTTCTAGATATTTGCAATTATAAGTTGAATGTAGAATATGGTCTGTGGCATCAGAGTACTAGTTCTGCAAGGTGatcttacttgtcaaaaaagtTCTTTGAGTTGATCTTGCTCGTTATAGAATGCCCAACTCGTCTTTGTTTTCCTGGAtgcaataaaatacatgtacaCATGGTTGTACAAGGCCTGTTGTCAAAGGGTTGTGCAAAGGCAAAGAAGGCCTAAATTCTGTTTGGCCATCTTTGTTGACATGCTTGCACAGAAATACGCATGCAAATTGTCGTCCAAGACCTGTTgtctgataattttattataaatgcTTGGATTATGTCACTGAGAAGTGAATTTCATATGGTTTACCTACTGACCATATCTGGGATTAACCGTGTTAGTGGTCTATTGAGTCCCTCACTATTTTAATGGTACATATCTGGAACTTAGGAATGAGgtagtaaatttattttctccATGCTTTCACCAAGTGATCCCCAGTCTCTTTGgtaaagattttattttgtggCGCATTGCTTCCCAGAATCTGATGCTCATGGTTATCATCATTTCCCTTTAACGTTAACAAAGACTATGATGGAAAAGGTGTCTGCCATAACATAGAGAGAACTCACAGTACGGTGAAACAGTGACATGCTTTGTGAACATCTAACATCATTCCTTTCTTCTGGTTTGGTGTCACTTCCCCTTGTAATCAAACTTGGTTTCAAAGAAGTAATTAAGGGGATTgaaacatgaattttatgttGGTTCTTTTCATTCCAGTCATAAACACCTGGAGCATAGCAAGTAACTGTATACTCAACCACATATGATGCGTCTTCTTTATGACTTTTCAGGGTATTTGGAACTGATGAGGGTTACAGAAGGTTGAAAGCTCTGAAGAATGGCGGAGTCGAAGATGGCAGCAAGCAAAAGTAACAGCGGAAAGTCTTTTCTAAATACCCGGGCATCAAGATGGTGCTTCctcatttaaaaccattttAGAGGTCTTGTTCTATCCTTGGTCTCTCTCTCGTCTTGTGTGAAACCACTTTTTTGTTTGTTAGATTGCTGTTTTGCGGAATCGGCGGAAAGCTTTATTTGGacattttttgttaataatttaatgtggaACCTTGgaattttaattgttaatgCTCGTtagtcaattttttcaaattttattctaCGTGGGGCCATTTCAGAGTTGGTAATATGgaattgagaaagagaaatattaaatacagtcgTAAAATGTATAAGTGTcacataatcgttttgaaaaagagagatctattattaaaaaattaattttttttcatatggatttcatatttattcaaaatttttaaagaaatcgtgttatatttgtacattttatgactataaatattatttctcagaaagaaaaaatgttgcCCAAAAAAGTGTTAAATAAAAGTAGACACTGATAGATTTGGTTTTCAGAAAAGGGAATAAGTCTATCAGTGTTTTTGGTGACTGAATTTTACTATGCATCAGTGACTATTCATTCCTATTTCTCAAacttgataatttttaatttttattttttcataagatgtaaGGTATGAAACTTGGGATGTATAGTAAATAGTGATtagtgaaaataattattcttcgTCAAAGGCGGAGATCCTATCTTATCCGCAACATGAATAATCCAAGATTATATTGTTCTCTCCTTTATTCGTCCACCTCCTTCCTTATTTCAGTAAATCCTTTAttcttcataaattaattaaaattttctgcTTATTATCCATATACCTTTATTCttcataaattaattgaaattttctACTTATTATCCATATACAAGTTggtaagaggaaaaaaataaaaaaaattatttgtcgtgaatgaaatgaagatgatgaataagaTTTTTCTTGATTTACATATTGCATATGGGAGTTTCTTCTACTAGTAAGAATACGAGAATTTCAAGTGCAATAAAGATAAAACATGGGCGTATCTATTTTTGTTAATCAAGTCAAGGTTTCGTGATTTTCTTGAAAGCACGTACACTGATTTTGAAACTTGGAGGTTACGAtgatatatcattaaaaattatttaattttgtaactattttatttatattaactaagttaaaataatagcttttctctacatttttaaaacccaaacaaaatataatcaacTTTAAAAAGCTTcccaaattttcatttcaagtaaattttagtttaaattttgaaataccTCTTTCgaattgaacaaaaataataaccCAACAAAATGGTATTCATTCTCAGAGCCCAACAAAACATTCctttcacttcttttttcttggaattttctttttcttttctttttttgaaaagaaatatccGATCCTATCACAAAATCCCCAGCCACTACCATGAATAACCAACCCTATGGTATATCGCTACGTGTCCCTTCTGAGGTCCACCACCACCACGCTAACGTTGTCGGTACTGTGCCTAGCCAAGGCCAGCTTCGTCAGCAACATCGACGCGTCCGAGCACGCCTCGTCGGAAGTCTCGAGCAGGCCCACTTCAGGCCCACGGGGCGAACACGGAAGCGCCTGGCCCTTCCCTCGCAAGCACTTACTCGCCACCCCACATGCCGTGTCGGTGGACACCACGTCCCACAGCCCGTCGCTTGCCAGGATCAGGCACTCGTCTTCCGCTGTCCGATCAGTGATCGTCACCTCCGGCTCGCAGCTCACGTAGGGTTTCAAATAGTTATCACCTGCAGTCATAAAAACGTTTCGACGCATTTGAGAAATAATGTCATACATATATGGCGTAGTGCAAGAGCGCCAAGATGTCTTTAGGCCGTCGGGACTTACCAATAGCTCTTGACATGGCGAGAACTCCAAGAACCCGTGGGCCGTTCCAGTATATGACTCGACCACCCGCAGCCTCGATCCGACGCAGCTCGTCTGGACGGTCCGGCTTTAGCACGCATCACGAGGAAAAAAAATCACGCTTAGTTTGCTCTTCAATGtcacttaaaaagaataatcttattatttgttatttttataaatagattcGTATAATGAGCTGCAACGATCAGAACCCTCCGATTGGGTGATCTGAAGTTCACCCTGAGAAGTGCATTACTACACGGTGAACACGCGTGAAGTACCTATCTGTCATCTTAATTGAGTCTCAATGCTTTTAAGTTCCGTTTGGTTACTGAGAAACTGAAATAAGAATATCGGAAAAGGAATGTTTTTCATCGTTTCCACCCCTCTACCAGGGACGTGCCGGATTTCATTAAATGGAAACTGACCAATATCATTCATAGGATTCCGTTTCCAGGTTTCCCTCGGAGAGCGCACAGACCACACAATTCCAATTCCATCTTATCAACGAATATTCAAAGTATCTGCTgctgtttatttatttctatcagTTGGCTCTCGGTGTGTTTCGGAGAGAGAAAGCAATAATGCTAAAAGCAGGAGTGAAGAAGAGGGGACGCTGAAGTTACCTTGTGATCAGATGAGAGAGGAACAGGCTTGCCGTTACGGCAAAGCACGGCTCTGGAGTCGCCGCAGTTGGCGACAATGATCTTATCGGGAGTTACGATCGCAACAACCGCCGTAGATCCAACCGCATCGCACTCGGGGGACTGAAGCTCGCACCGGCACTTTGTGGCTCCAAAAATGCTCTCGTTACACGCAATCACCTCCTTGTCCATCCTTCTGAACCCTCGCTCCATCACGCTCTTCCACTCCGTTGGTGAAGGATCCTCGCTTTCCAACCCTTCCCTCACCAGTTCATGCAACCTCTCTCTACAGTTCGTCGCTacctaaagaaaagaaagcgcCAACATTTTTTAgtgaaaaatcaaagataaaattattgcaGATATGTTTCAATTGAATCACAAAGCGAGGCTCGTACATGAGAGCAACCGTGGCCGTCGTAAACTCCGAAATAATGCATTTCGGTGATTTTGCAGTCCCGTAGACAAAAGGAAGGGTAGATTGCCACTGCGTCTTCCATGTCTCTACGCCTTCCGCAAACAGACGCATAGCCAAACTTCGGGTACTCATTGCAAACTTCTGGAACCACACGGTCTGACGGAGAGGAACACCCCGTAGCAAATGAAAGATTTAAAGCCTGATTCGAAATTGAGATCTCTTTTGCCTCCGCTCTCCCGCTTTCCACAACAACCAGTTGTTTTTCCTCATCCGAAGCTGAGTTCTCCACAGCGTTTCCGCAGACCCGAGAAAACGACGGCATACAGACGTTTAGCTTTTGACGCTTCTGGCCTTCCTCCATCTCCGGTAAGGGCACAAACTTGAACCTCCTGATCTCCATTCTCCTCCGCCGCGCCGCTCGAGAGCCCCGGTCGCACGGAGTAGAAGCTTGGTTCTCACTCACCAGTCCGCTGCAGATCTTCGCCATtctcaaaaaatttaattaagcGCCTACCACCGAATGGAAAAACCTCAAATTGAAGCAAGAGTCAGGAGTCTCCAAATTACATCACAAATCCCAGATTTCACCTTGCTGCAAAAGAAAGCTTGAAAATTAACGAGGAGTGGATTGATTTGTGAGCTAcgatgaaaattaaagatgaaagaGAAACGCCCGCGCGCTAATGAGGTAGCTTTAAAACGACTCCCGGCAGGGTCTTTTT contains:
- the LOC108998492 gene encoding methylsterol monooxygenase 2-2-like, which translates into the protein MASIIESGWLYLTTHFNDFQLACLGSFFLHESVFFLSGLPFIFLERAGWLNRYKIQTKNNSPAAQEKCVTRLVLYHFGVNLPVMLVSYPIFKYMGMQSSLPLPSWKVVLTQILFYFILEDFVFYWGHRVLHTKWLYKHVHSVHHEYATPFGLTSEYAHPAEILFLGFATIVGPAITGPHLITLWLWMVLRVLETVEAHCGYHFPWSLSNFLPLYGGSDFHDYHHRLLYTKSGNYSSTFTYMDRVFGTDEGYRRLKALKNGGVEDGSKQK
- the LOC108998487 gene encoding probable protein phosphatase 2C 24, which produces MAKICSGLVSENQASTPCDRGSRAARRRRMEIRRFKFVPLPEMEEGQKRQKLNVCMPSFSRVCGNAVENSASDEEKQLVVVESGRAEAKEISISNQALNLSFATGCSSPSDRVVPEVCNEYPKFGYASVCGRRRDMEDAVAIYPSFCLRDCKITEMHYFGVYDGHGCSHVATNCRERLHELVREGLESEDPSPTEWKSVMERGFRRMDKEVIACNESIFGATKCRCELQSPECDAVGSTAVVAIVTPDKIIVANCGDSRAVLCRNGKPVPLSSDHKPDRPDELRRIEAAGGRVIYWNGPRVLGVLAMSRAIGDNYLKPYVSCEPEVTITDRTAEDECLILASDGLWDVVSTDTACGVASKCLRGKGQALPCSPRGPEVGLLETSDEACSDASMLLTKLALARHSTDNVSVVVVDLRRDT